A single window of Crassostrea angulata isolate pt1a10 chromosome 8, ASM2561291v2, whole genome shotgun sequence DNA harbors:
- the LOC128158278 gene encoding paired mesoderm homeobox protein 2-like — protein MGISEPKKVPTRSRIKYRQDQLETLEESFRSHQYPDSESIENLAEKVGVSSERVAIWFQNRRAKFKRESKDAQMNWMRKQFYTTNQDVPVTSENNSHLISCSPPEMHGESRLQPDRLPSKNFHYLPNSLAARSDDGNSSFSSGASSSPSPPTVMMTSPSPYSIPQRQNITEYPSSYPAFYPQYISDYQQSYFRHYAPPQPLMPVNQMHLPYTSGYQMMTLQ, from the exons ATGGGAATTTCCGAGCCAAAAAAAGTTCCTACTCGATCCCGAATTAAGTACCGTCAAGATCAG CTGGAGACTTTGGAGGAATCGTTCCGTTCACACCAGTACCCAGACTCTGAGAGTATCGAGAACCTGGCAGAGAAAGTGGGCGTGTCGTCAGAGAGAGTGGCG ATTTGGTTTCAGAACAGACGCGCTAAGTTCAAGCGCGAATCTAAAGACGCTCAGATGAACTGGATGAGGAAACAGTTCTACACAACGAATCAAGACGTCCCCGTGACATCAGAGAATAATTCACATCTCATTTCCTGTAGCCCACCCGAGATGCATGGAGAAAGTCGACTGCAGCCCGACCGTCTTCCATcgaaaaa tttccACTATTTACCGAACTCTTTGGCGGCCCGTTCGGACGACGGAAACTCGTCTTTCTCCTCCGGAGCTTCTTCGTCACCAAGTCCACCAACAGTGATGATGACGTCACCATCACCTTACTCCATACCACAAAGACAAAACATTACAGAGTACCCGTCATCTTATCCAGCCTTTTACCCACAATACATCTCGGACTATCAACAGTCGTACTTCCGGCACTATGCTCCTCCCCAACCCTTGATGCCAGTCAACCAAATGCATTTGCCGTACACGTCAGGGTATCAAATGATGACGCTCCAATGA
- the LOC128160608 gene encoding uncharacterized protein LOC128160608 — translation MRFCLVIYSLLNLWKLSWEFPEERQAGLVPNCGDTWSNVANPCQHNPDQQLYYPHPHDAAKFIQCTKDGEMYIIQCPAGKEYNPSVTQCAHPVTTTAPLPAVTNPCTQDVVAAKKIFFPYPNDPSRFMMCEGVMQVNIMTCPSPLVWDQGRESCVYTVLTGSQPSPNVVTTVAPDYSRQKCPNTTQPTDEIYFPHPDASKFIQCAAGGTAYVLNCPEGTIWRESAKKCLSPFASPDLPPTL, via the exons ATGAGGTTTTGTTTAGTGATATATTCTCTCCTTAACCTGTGGAAATTAAGCTGGGAATTTCCAG AAGAGCGACAAGCTGGATTAGTTCCGAATTGTGGAG ACACGTGGTCGAACGTCGCTAACCCCTGCCAACATAACCCCGACCAACAGCTGTACTACCCCCACCCCCACGACGCCGCCAAGTTCATCCAGTGTACAAAGGACGGGGAGATGTACATCATCCAGTGCCCCGCGGGCAAGGAGTACAACCCGTCAGTCACCCAGTGTGCCCATCCCGTGACCACCACG GCGCCTCTACCAGCAGTGACGAATCCTTGCACACAAGACGTTGTAGCCGCCAAAAAGATCTTCTTCCCTTACCCCAACGACCCGTCCCGCTTTATGATGTGTGAGGGGGTCATGCAGGTTAACATCATGACCTGCCCCTCTCCCTTGGTGTGGGACCAGGGTCGGGAGTCCTGTGTTTACACCGTCCTCACCGGAAGTCAGCCCTCACCCAATGTCGTCACCACCGTGGCTCCAG ACTATTCTCGTCAGAAATGCCCCAATACAACACAGCCTACAGACGAAATCTACTTCCCCCACCCCGACGCCTCCAAGTTCATCCAGTGTGCTGCGGGGGGCACGGCCTACGTGCTGAACTGTCCCGAGGGTACGATATGGAGAGAGAGTGCGAAGAAGTGCCTGTCTCCATTCGCTAGCCCAGACCTGCCACCCACGTTGTAG
- the LOC128160607 gene encoding F-box only protein 7-like has protein sequence MMKFRIKYRTVSRTVQLDGDESELTLSHMLAAVSNTFSDILTGSFYLSLNKKDCLGDDDQTLKSLGLVSGDLIHLVSTDPDNVQEIQQPASGQQSNRPLGLPDLATSSSSTSEQPSTSIPGQQLGQTSTSKHIDEMEAEHFQSGVMNFQSEAVNPLDLAVVTQCLSEPRLCCESTPGRLPALLTELYSDAQCRFYEEALCLVLHVLMLEAGYQPSILNSVSSSTDTQTDTDGMGCGPERSQGSDLGQGSDFSPTPSWRRQAPAFYCLEYTHPSSGPTVYTVTAVPMGASLVVHGLVKIDENVDKCKCQIKTKDFVQELAPEAGACYQNLPQVSRIFKDAICLPLQQKYREAMNLVPLHGIQALSNELKLKILGHLDVLSLLTMSQVCKEFHGLSNDRFIWRRLFLYHFGNRAQNVLNQNWKELYKAEYRIRKQHRKWLSQMTTLVPPFIPADPYTQRVPPLAPFSPGMIGGDYDLYPQFHGVPNPLFGRRGGRFPDLRPRFDPFGPGQNFPPGPGGGFQDGQRGGSRLQGGSRSGNSWLGGGPRWF, from the exons ATGATGAAGTTTCGTATAAAGTACAGAACTGTTAGTCGCACAGTCCAGTTGGATGGGGATGAATCCGAGCTAACACTCTCCCATATGCTGGCCGCCGTATCCAACACGTTCTCTGATATATTGACAGG GTCATTTTATTTGAGTCTGAATAAGAAGGATTGCCTTGGTGATGATGACCAGACCCTAAAATCCCTGGGGCTGGTGTCGGGGGACCTGATACACCTAGTTAGCACTGACCCAGATAATGTCCAAG AAATTCAGCAACCAGCCTCTGGGCAACAAAGCAACAGACCCCTGGGGTTGCCAGATCTTGCCACAAGTTCTTCAAGCACCAGTGAGCAACCTTCCACATCCATACCAGGTCAACAGTTAGGCCAAACATCCACAAGCAAACATATTGATGAAATGGAGGCAGAACATTTCCAAAGTGGGGTAATGAATTTCCAAAGTGAGGCTGTGAATCCGTTGGACCTGGCTGTTGTCACTCAATGTCTCAGTGAGCCGAGACTGTGCTGCGAGTCCACTCCTGGCAGACTGCCAGCCCTGCTCACTGAGTTGTACTCGGACGCTCAGTGTAGGTTTTATGAAGAGGCACTCTGTTTGGTTCTCCATGTATTGATGTTGGAAGCGGGATACCAGCCAAGTATACTT AACTCGGTCAGCAGCTCtacagacacacagacagacacagacGGGATGGGCTGTGGACCAGAGAGAAGTCAGGGGTCAGACTTAGGCCAGGGGTCAGACTTCTCTCCCACGCCTTCCTGGAGACGGCAAGCCCCAGCCTTCTACTGTCTGGAGTACACTCACCCCTCAAGTGGCCCCACTGTATACACAGTTACAGCAGTCCCCATGGGGGCCTCTCTTGTTGTGCATG GACTTGtcaaaattgatgaaaatgtggATAAATGTAAATGTCAGATTAAGACCAAGGACTTTGTACAGGAACTAGCCCCAG AAGCAGGTGCTTGTTATCAGAACTTACCCCAAGTGTCTCGGATATTCAAGGATGCTATATGCTTACCTCTACAGCAGAAATACAGAGAGG CAATGAATTTAGTACCTCTTCATGGAATTCAAGCTCTAAGTAATGAGTTAAAG CTAAAGATTCTTGGTCACTTAGATGTTCTGAGTCTGTTAACAATGTCACAAGTCTGTAAAGAGTTCCATGGACTCAGTAATGACAGATTTATTTGGAGACGTCTTTTCTTGTACCACTTTGGTA ATCGAGCTCAGAATGTATTGAACCAGAATTGGAAAGAG TTGTATAAGGCAGAGTATCGAATCAGAAAGCAGCACAGGAAGTGGCTCAGTCAGATGACCACACTCGTGCCCCCCTTCATTCCCGCTGACCCGTACACCCAGCGGGTTCCTCCGCTGGCCCCGTTCAGTCCTGGAATGATCGGAGGGGATTACGACCTTTACCCCCAGTTCCATG GTGTGCCTAACCCTTTATTTGGTCGTCGGGGAGGAAGATTTCCTGACCTAAGGCCGCGGTTTGACCCGTTTGGTCCAGGACAGAATTTCCCTCCAGGTCCTGGAGGAGGGTTTCAGGATGGACAGAGAGGAGGTTCTAGGTTACAGGGCGGGTCAAGGTCAGGCAACTCATGGCTCGGGGGAGGACCTAGGTGGTTCTAA